Genomic segment of Citrus sinensis cultivar Valencia sweet orange chromosome 7, DVS_A1.0, whole genome shotgun sequence:
CCAAAGCTTGAATGAAGATCATATCCTTAGATTGCAGTGGCTACGAACATTTCTTGGCAGAAGATTTGGTTGGTACCTGAAAGACGAGTTTCAGCATTTGAGAAAGATTTCAATTCTACGTGGGCTTTGCCATAAGGTAAGGTACTGTCTTTTCGGTTCCTTTGGCAGCGGATTATTTTCAAAGCTTGAATTTTGCTTGTAAACTTTACCCAGGTTGGGTTGGAGTTGGTTCCAAGAGATTATGATATGGAATGCCCAAACCCATTCACGAGAGATGATATTGTCAGCATGGTTCCTGTGTGCAAGGTGAGactattttctctcttaattgTGTTTTGATTTAGTTTTTACATTCTCAATGAGTCACTCATTTGTAAATTGAATGTAATTGTGCTATTTTTATGGCATTCTACAGCATGTAGGTTGCACTTCAGCGGATGGACGGACTTTATTAGAGTCATCCAAAATTGCCCTTGATAAAGGAAAACTAGAAGATGCTGTAAATTATGGGACAAAGGTAATAACCCACTCGATCTATACGTAAGAATTacattattcttttcataataAGGCATCTCTTGATCTCATATGATGTATTACTTGCATTGGAAGGCACTGGCAAGGATGATAGCTGTTTGTGGTCCCTACCATCGGACTACTGCAAGTGCTTACAGTCTTCTAGCTGTAGTTCTCTACCATACTGGAGACTTTAATCAGGTACGACAATCTTCAGTTGTATTTCAGTGTTAACTTGGTGATTCTAAGTCGAGTATAATTATAACGTCCTTCTGTACGGAGGTTCTCATTCAGTGGGACATTTGATTTGAAACTGTGTTATGGCTTGTTTTTATGGTCTTGTATAAAGATATGCATTaggaattataattttctggACTTAGGAATTACATGGACAGGCATTAGCATAATTTTGATATcagattatatattttaactaaatcaaACACGTTCATGGTTCTTATGTTCTGGCATTTGGTCTAATGGCATCTGCGTCTGAGTGTTAGAATAGCGTTCGTATGTACTCAagatatcttcttcttcattttagGCAACTATATATCAGCAGAAGGCATTGGATATTAATGAGAGGGAACTTGGTCTTGACCATCCAGATACAATGAAAAGCTATGGGGATCTTTCAGTTTTCTATTATCGCCTTCAACACATTGAATTGGCTCTTAAGTAAGTAGCACTGCTTGATTTACCAGAGCAACTTTGTGATTTTCATTCTTTCACTGATTAAggtttatttattcataaattaaattggaagTTTCGAAAAATGTGACCTTTGAATTGAATCTGCTTCGAACGAATGCAGTTTTTATCTACCTACTTTAgcttttatttgtcttttattGGCTCTAGCTCCTGATCATACCGTACCATTGGCAGATATGTAAATCGTGCCTTATTCCTTTTGCATTTTACTTGTGGACTTTCACATCCAAACACGGCTGCAACATACATTAATGTGGCTATGATGGAAGAGGGCATGGGAAATGTTCATCTTTCTCTTAGATATTTGCATGAAGCCCTTAAATGCAACCAAAGACTATTAGGAGGTGACCATATACAggtttttctctctctatttaCGCATGTATACACACTCTTTAGAATTATAAATCTTTCTGTAAACTcagaattttgtttgatttcttcACGTGACAGACAGCTGCAAGTTATCATGCCATAGCCATAGCTCTTTCTTTGATGGAGGCATATTCACTAAGTGTGCAACATGAGCAAACTACACTTAAGATTCTCCAAGCAAAGCTTGGACTAGAAGATCTGCGTACTCAGGTGACTACATGTAGtcatattttaattggttctGTTGTGCAATTTGGCTAGTTGGCTTCTCTCTTGTCAATCTTTTACAGGTgatattatgatataaaacaaattgtaTTGGAGGCATATTTTTGGTGTCAAATATGGATATGACTTATTCATTAATCGTattgaaatatcaaaatacgGATATGACCCGTTTATTAATCGTGTTCActtgtttaatattaaatacaaacaaattaaaaattaattttaaaataacaaatgtgtcaaaaaaatgagttataaataagttaaaatgacATAAGTATGACATGAATAAGTTTATAACATAATGTGAGTATGACATGAGTCATAAATTTAGTGTTTAgtatatattttagttttttttccaataatattaacacataataattgatatttgtgTTATAAACGTATAATCATATTGAGATGGTCCAAAACAGATACGACATGGTTATTTATCGTGTTGTGTCAACTCATTTATTAATCGTGTCAATATTTGTCAACACGAATATGGGTCATATGTCATATTATGTTGTGTAATCGTGTCGTAATCCATTTTCCCACCTCAAATCTTAACTGTCATAAGAGAATTTCTCAAGTTCCATATTATTGATGGGAAgagaattttgttattttgttgtattttttttcgttttacAGGATGCTGCTGCATGGCTGGAGTATTTTGAATCAAAAGCTCTAGAGCAGCAAGAAGCGGCACGGAATGGAACTCCAAAGCCAGATGCATCCATAGCGAGTAAAGGTCACCTTAGGTATTAACAGGGTATTCCCACATTACTTGTTTCTAAATTGTTGATTATTTCTTGTGGCACCAAGACCTATAATGATCGCTTTTTGCAGTGTATCAGATCTCCTGGATTACATTAGTCCTGGTCAAGATTCTAAAAGAAGCGAAGCACATAGGAAACAACGACGTGCAAAGGTAGTATATACTTAGTGCCTGTTTAGTATGACTTATCTAAtagtcataaatttttatttaatcccaTAAGctgttatcaatttttttttgttgtttaattgtttttttcgTAGAGctcttgaaaattaaataagttattttgccTCTACtaccaaaagctcaaattttgtgCTTTTAAGAGTAGaggttaaaaagttttttttaaatgttaaaatatctaaaatattttctacttatttgacaatcttattttattcttttcaaaacataactttaacaaattttgcttattaaagtaattttataatttttaataaaagctcttattgacaaccaaacaacacaaattttttgggtaaaaacTTTACTTATAAAATCTTTACTAACAAAAGCTCTACTCAGATAAGATCTATTTGAAAAGCTATGTCAAATGAAGCATTAAGCCTGCTGCTGTTCTCTGTTCCTTTTTTCTTGTGATGTCATCTGAATGGATTCTTAAACTAATTGTAGTTAGGATTTGGTATTTTAGAGTACACTCTGCTGGCTGCATATAGTTTTGGATTTGCTGATTACACGAGTAAACTTGTTGTCCATGCAAAATGCAACTATGTATCAGCAGGATAATAGTTCTACTTTTCTGAGTGAACTCTGAAGGCACCAATTATAACATCCATTTCTAGCATAGAATCCCCCGcccaacaaaaagaaatctaaCATGCTTATACAGATCGCAGACATGATTGAAACTTTAGAAGTTTCTGATCTATTGATGGCCATAGATTGGGCCAGCTGATAGTTAGTAGGCAATGATGGAGGGTTGCTTGGTCAAGCTGCTAGTTCTTTGGAAATTCAGAGATGATGAGCAGAACGAgtgataatttttgttttcccccATAATCTTGAACAGAGTGGGAAGAAACCATTAATTTGAAGTGCAATGGATGGATATGACAGATCTATCATTTTGGCTAGTAGATGGAGTTCTTCCATTCTACTGTTATTTACTGGCTGTTTTTATTGATTCTAGAAAAACATTTTTTGATTTGGCAGTTGGagtttttccctttttttttttctccccatTTTGTAGGCCTTAGAGAACCAAATAATACTACATATTAGATAGACAGGATTATTATGTGCTAATTTGAAGTATTACCTGGTTGACAATTTAAGACACTAGTAAAGTATTTCgctatgattatttttttttgagaattcCATGATTCAAAAGGCTGAAGAATTTCATTAGTTTAACATGGtatatattaacataatttCTCACTGAGTGTTTTTTTCAACATTTCAGGCATGTACATATCAATTTCCCATTTATGTTCCACTGAATTCTGCCTCATGTTCTGTCCGGATttgttgtaataaattttgctaCTGTAAAATTACAAGATGATTGTAACTTAAAATGAACTATTTCTATTTGCtcaatttttgacattttatatGCATACAAGTTAAAAaggttttgtttatttttatttttttattttttcaggtAATGCAGATTAGGGAAAAGATTCATGGAGCACATCATGATATGATGGTGGAAGATGCACTGCCCCATGATGGATTGAAAAAGAGTATGACTATAGTGGAAAGCAAGACCGAGGAAGTAATAGAAGACAGTGTTCAACCTGAAGAGGCAGAAGAGAATGATGATATTACTAGATATGGACCGGCAATTTCAGGTGAGTTTGTGGAAGAAACAAATTCAGATGAGGGGTGGCAAGAAGCCAATCCAAAAGGTAGGTCAGGAAATGCTGCTGTTCGGAAGCTCAGCCGGAGGCGACCTGTTCTTACAAAGCTAAATGTCAATGGTTGTGAACATTCAAATCTTAGAGAAAAAGGCAATAGACGGGAAATTGTATCTCCAGCACGGGAAAAAGCTTCAAGGACCACCACCACTGAGTTAACAGGCACGAAGGATTCAATTAAATTGCAGGGAAAAGCTTCTGTCTCCAAAGTTTATGCAAGTCCACCAAACCTTACTGCCATGGCTTCCAAGTCGCTGTCTTACAAAGAAGTAGCTGTGGCACCACCAGGTACGGTTCTAAAGCCATTACCAGAGAAGCctgatgaagaaattgaagaaaaaactGAAACACAGATGTGCAGTAATGCTCCTGAGACATCAAAGGCGGAGTTGAATAACCATTTCTCTCCCGTTGAAGATGCGCCAGTTGATGGTCAGTCTCAAGAAACTCATGGAAGTGTAACTCAATCTGAAACTACTGCTGCAGATACCGAGGAAGTTCCTACTTCTTCTAATGAGGAAAAGCCCATGGAAACAAATGGGAGTAAGCTTTCTGCCACAGCTGAACCATTCAACCCAGGAGCTGTCTCCATGACTCATCTGCTAAACTCTGTAGCAGCCACGAGTATTTATGATGCGAGAACTAGTCAAGGTATGCTTGCAGAACCTGCTGTACCTTCAGCTGCTGCTAGAGTTCCTTGTGGGCCAAGGTCGCCTCTCtattatagaaataattattcttaCATGATGAAACATGGATTTCCAAAATACCACTCTTCCATTATGGAAAGAAACCTGTTGGGGCCTTCAAGAATCATGAACCCGCATGCACCTGAGTTTGTGCCAATGAGAGGTTGGCAAATAAATCCTGGATATGCAGATTCAAATGTTTCAAATGAGTCGAACTCTTCAAATGACACAAGTGAGGCAGACGATGAGAAACTTGACAAAATGTCCAGTATTCAAGGCGAGGATAATACCTCAAGAAAGAGCAGTACAGAGGCGGAGAAGTCAGAGCTGGCAAGACAGATACTACTTAGCTTCATTGTAAAGTCAGTCCAGCATAATATGGATGCTCCAAGTCATTCTTCAGGCTACGAAAAGAAGATTGGGtattcagaaaattcttctGATGCAATTGCAAATGATAGTGCTATCATAAAGATCCTTTATGGAAATGAAAAGGGCAAAACAAACTTGGCATCTCAGTCCAATGATCAAGAACAGCAAAAACCCAAAGatgaaaaccaaaaaagtGGGGATGGTGAAGGATTTATAGTTGTCAGAAAACGGAGAAGAAACCGACAGCAGATCACAAATGGGGTAACTGAGATGTACAATCATCAATCCATCTGTGCTTCTGTTCGTTAAAAGAGAGAGCAAAGCAATAAAATGCAAAGGTGCCGTCCTGTTTCTCCCAATTTTATTCGAAAAATTTGTTAGTGAATGTTGCTGTTGTAGAGATGGTTAAAGTTTGGAGCAAGTTTTAATCAATACTTGATTGTATCATTTTAGATATCCTCTCTGGATgttctaataaaatatttgtacaaATCGGTTTCTTGTTTTGTTAagagattttgttttgatcaataaatgatgataaattaattgggCGATTTTCCTCATCAAGAGATCTGTAATGTTGTTCTATAAtggattttaatgttttagaCTGAGATTTGTAGTTATGCCTCAAATTATTTGGTATTTGGTTGGTGCGTGTGAACAATACGTTCGGAATGGAGTTGAATTGACCCACTGATAGATAGCTTACATTTGCAGCTGAAGTTGCTGCACTGATGATATTACAACTAACATAGTAGTTGGCAAAATTccttattcaatttaaatttgcaACCAACAGAAACTGAAGAAGAAGCCGTAAGTCTAATCCTAATGGATGCATAGCTGCTTGGAGAAAAGCCAACGGAGACATAACACAGCACGATAAGTTATACACGGCAGAACCGTATGTGCGAGTAAGCAGAGTCACCGATGGAAAACATATTTGAAAAGCCAATAGTAGCATGTATCAATACATCTATCAATGAAATAGAACCACAGTCTGCGCCAGTACGAGTTTATCCAAAGTGCTGCAAATAAACCCAAAATCACTGACACATAGGATGCTCCAAAACTCCATCTTAATGCCACCATATCAATCACAGAATCGCCTTCATCTTCTCCTCCTCCTGCAGGTGTCGCTGGTGGTGCCAACGCACTGCTGCATTTCCTCTTTATCATTGAGCCACAAAGAGCCGAATTACCTTTATAACTGCTGTCATCAAACGTGCCAAACTGCTCTTTGTCTGGGATTGGGCCGGACAAATTGTTGTATGACACGTTGAAGTTTGATAAAAAGTTGAGGTCAGTTAGTTGAGGAGGAATTCGGCCACTTAATTTGTTGCGGGAAAGGTCCAGGCTCTCTATCATTTTCAGATTGGAGAAGCTCTCTGGTATAGCACCTGATAGTAAATTATTCGACAGATTAAGTGCACGAATATGTTGAAGATGCCCAATTTCCCATGGAATTTCTCCACTGAACTCATTGCTCGACAAATCCAGTCCAGCCATGTCGACGAGACTGCGACCGATGAAAAATTCATATCTATACTTGGTCACAAATTCTACACCTAGGTGATCTACTCTACCATGTCGTTCACCTTGCGGCTGCGGATCAAGAGTGGAATTGTAGTAAGTAAAACTGAAATCACGAATTGGCGAACCAAATCCGGATAACaatgaataatcatcaatcacTTCTCTCCAGGATGACACGTTACCCAAGCATGAAGGTATCGGCCCATTAAGTCTGTTATGTGAAAGATCCATGATAcctaattttcttaattggcACAACTGATTAGGAATACGTCCTTGTAGATAATTCCCtctcaaaagaagaaaatgcaaaTTCGAAAGCTCATTGATCTGATGAGGAATCCGACCAAAAAGTTTATTGTCCCTCAAATCGAGAGTCAATAATGTAGAGCTTCTAAGCAATGCAATTGGAATTAACCCATTAATTGCATTGTTATGCAGGTAAATGTGCTCCACTGATGAAAGATTGGAGAGAGATACCATGGACCCAGACAAACTATTTTCGGAGATGTCTATAAACTCAAGACATACAAGATTGCCGAGCTGGACCGGAATACTACCTTGCAAATAGTTTTCTGACATTAAAAGAACCCAAAGGCCTGAGAAGTTGCCAATCCAGTGGGGAATATCGCCGGATAACTTGTTGTTGGATACATTTAATACCTCTAGCAAAGTGGAGCTCAACAAACCATCTGTCATCTTCCCACTGAAATTATTGTTGTCCAAAAGTAAGGAACGCAAATGAGTCAAGTTCATATAATTGGGAAAAAGTTGGCCATAGAAATTGTTATTTGATAGGTCCAACGTCTCTAAGGAGGGGCAACCAGAGAATATAGGTCGAGATAATTCtcctgaaaaattatttctagaCAAATCCAAAGTAATTAGCTCTTTCATCTCACTGATTGAATACGGAATATTACcttcaaaactattttttgaCATATCCAAATATATCAATTTCTGAAAGATATTACCCAAATTCTCTGGTAGCTTACCAGAGAAATTGTTAGTGGAAATATCTAGATAACGAAGCTTATCGTATTTGGCATTGGGAAGTCGCGGAAGAATTCCTGAGAATGAGTTATTccacaaaatcaaaacttctaaTCCTGTGTTGTTTTGCAACAACCAAGTTGGGAAATTGCCAACCAACTGATTGTGAGAGAGATCAAGGAATTTTAAGTGGTGTTGGTGTAAAAGAAAActattattgacatttaagtGGCAGTGAGATAATTGGAGAACCTTGAGAGGATATGTGGGGAGCCAGTTTTCGGTTTTCACTTGAAACATATCGTTTCCTGACGAGAGTCGCAAGACCTCAAGCTTTGAATGATTAgccaatgaatttattaagaatGTTCCTTGGAAATCGATGAAAGAGAGATCCAAATATTCAAGTGATGTGAGGTTGGTCAAGGCAGAAGGAAAGTTTCCACTTAACTGATTGCCAGAAATATCAAGAACTTTGAGATGGGTCAAGTTGTTGAGACACTGAGGAAGATGACcctcaaaattatttgagcTTAAATCCAACTCAagaagattcttcaaattacATGTTCCtgaaagtgaaaataaaaagctcAGATTTCCTAAAACGAAGACTAATTATAGCGCATTCAATCATAAACTCAATATAAGACTTATAAAGCGGACATGAAATCAAATTGTCTAAGTATTTTGgtcaacataaataataatagaatgaTATGAACTTAtttctcatataatatgatgtTGATTGCAAAAGCGTTTCAATTAatctaacaaaataataataataataataataataataataataacaacataaaAGCAGTCAGCAATTCTTGCTCATCATAATCCATTCAAAAAGCGTTTCAGCAATTCTCGTtgtttaaaataatgattttctgCGGAAGAGTTTGTTGACTTCGTCTTTTTCGTTGGATATTGGTTTTCTAATCTCTAAATTTGTTGGATAATGTAAAGAGAAACTCATAATATATTAGTTTCTTTCTTAGTTTGTTTCtgaaaatattcttaaaaatataaaattcattctacacattttaacaaaagaaatgagaaacaacattttcttattttccttattttccaaTACAATATTAAGTTCCAAAATGAAGAATTCTCTTTACCTCctcctaaaataataataatatcaacattattattattatcattaggTCTAATTATTCCTGGGTGacacatgttttaataaatttcaaaaagatGACACATGTTTTGAAAACACTCGAGTAGGTGACATTACATTAACTTTTactgttaattttaattagtcgCGAGTAGAATTGGAAAAaatagactttttttttcataaaaccAAAGAGacgaaaattttgaat
This window contains:
- the LOC102629279 gene encoding receptor-like protein 1 isoform X42, whose translation is MKSCSAMESTSCLKFSLMSLIWIIVLMNEMHGYKACLETERTALLEIKSFFISISDIRYDDKILPSWVGEDDGMPSDCCDDWEGVKCNTTTRRVMQLSLNETTKFNYPFNSFYVYEGPPTLLLNMSLFHPFKELQRLDLFGNQFTGIYEKRAYDSFGSLKQLKTLNLGRNKFNNIILPYLNTLTSLTTLNLGFNKIEGSKTKQGLANLRYLQVLDLSRNANITSGSLTRLGLANLTNLQVLYLSDNQNLTTLGFADLPNLKTLDLGSCGITTIQVGLANLTNLQVLYLSDNQNLTTLGFADLPNLKTLDLGYCGITTIQGLANLTNLQVLDLSGNQILTTLGFADLPNLKTLDLGYCGITTIQGLANLTNLQVLDLSGNQNLTTLGFADLPNLKTLDLGSCGITTIQGLANLTNLQVLDLSYNQNLTTLGFADLPNLKTLDLHYCGITTIQGLANLTNLQVLDLSYNQNLTMLGFADLPNLKTLDLHYCGITTILGLANLTNLQVLDLSYNQNLTMLGFADLPNLKTLDLHYCGITTIQGLANLTNLQVLDLSYNQNLTTLAHEGFTDLPNLKTLDLHYCGITTIQAGLANLTNLQVLYLSGNQNLTTLGFADLPNLKTLDLHYCGITTIQGLANLTNLQVLYLSDNQNLTTLGFADLPNLKTLDLGYCGITTIQGTCNLKNLLELDLSSNNFEGHLPQCLNNLTHLKVLDISGNQLSGNFPSALTNLTSLEYLDLSFIDFQGTFLINSLANHSKLEVLRLSSGNDMFQVKTENWLPTYPLKVLQLSHCHLNVNNSFLLHQHHLKFLDLSHNQLVGNFPTWLLQNNTGLEVLILWNNSFSGILPRLPNAKYDKLRYLDISTNNFSGKLPENLGNIFQKLIYLDMSKNSFEGNIPYSISEMKELITLDLSRNNFSGELSRPIFSGCPSLETLDLSNNNFYGQLFPNYMNLTHLRSLLLDNNNFSGKMTDGLLSSTLLEVLNVSNNKLSGDIPHWIGNFSGLWVLLMSENYLQGSIPVQLGNLVCLEFIDISENSLSGSMVSLSNLSSVEHIYLHNNAINGLIPIALLRSSTLLTLDLRDNKLFGRIPHQINELSNLHFLLLRGNYLQGRIPNQLCQLRKLGIMDLSHNRLNGPIPSCLGNVSSWREVIDDYSLLSGFGSPIRDFSFTYYNSTLDPQPQGERHGRVDHLGVEFVTKYRYEFFIGRSLVDMAGLDLSSNEFSGEIPWEIGHLQHIRALNLSNNLLSGAIPESFSNLKMIESLDLSRNKLSGRIPPQLTDLNFLSNFNVSYNNLSGPIPDKEQFGTFDDSSYKGNSALCGSMIKRKCSSALAPPATPAGGGEDEGDSVIDMVALRWSFGASYVSVILGLFAALWINSYWRRLWFYFIDRCIDTCYYWLFKYVFHR
- the LOC102629279 gene encoding receptor-like protein 1 isoform X33 codes for the protein MKSCSAMESTSCLKFSLMSLIWIIVLMNEMHGYKACLETERTALLEIKSFFISISDIRYDDKILPSWVGEDDGMPSDCCDDWEGVKCNTTTRRVMQLSLNETTKFNYPFNSFYVYEGPPTLLLNMSLFHPFKELQRLDLFGNQFTGIYEKRAYDSFGSLKQLKTLNLGRNKFNNIILPYLNTLTSLTTLNLGFNKIEGSKTKQGLANLRYLQVLDLSRNANITSGSLTRLGLANLTNLQVLYLSDNQNLTTLGFADLPNLKTLDLGSCGITTIQVGLANLTNLQVLYLSDNQNLTTLGFADLPNLKTLDLGYCGITTIQGLANLTNLQVLDLSGNQILTTLGFADLPNLKTLDLGYCGITTIQGLANLTNLQVLDLSGNQNLTTLGFADLPNLKTLDLGSCGITTIQGLANLTNLQVLDLSGNQNLTTLGFADLPNLKTLDLGSCGITTIQGLANLTNLQVLDLSYNQNLTTLGFADLPNLKTLDLHYCGITTIQGLANLTNLQVLDLSYNQNLTMLGFADLPNLKTLDLHYCGITTILGLANLTNLQVLDLSYNQNLTMLGFADLPNLKTLDLHYCGITTIQGLANLTNLQVLDLSYNQNLTTLAHEGFTDLPNLKTLDLHYCGITTIQAGLANLTNLQVLYLSGNQNLTTLGFADLPNLKTLDLHYCGITTIQGLANLTNLQVLYLSDNQNLTTLGFADLPNLKTLDLGYCGITTIQGTCNLKNLLELDLSSNNFEGHLPQCLNNLTHLKVLDISGNQLSGNFPSALTNLTSLEYLDLSFIDFQGTFLINSLANHSKLEVLRLSSGNDMFQVKTENWLPTYPLKVLQLSHCHLNVNNSFLLHQHHLKFLDLSHNQLVGNFPTWLLQNNTGLEVLILWNNSFSGILPRLPNAKYDKLRYLDISTNNFSGKLPENLGNIFQKLIYLDMSKNSFEGNIPYSISEMKELITLDLSRNNFSGELSRPIFSGCPSLETLDLSNNNFYGQLFPNYMNLTHLRSLLLDNNNFSGKMTDGLLSSTLLEVLNVSNNKLSGDIPHWIGNFSGLWVLLMSENYLQGSIPVQLGNLVCLEFIDISENSLSGSMVSLSNLSSVEHIYLHNNAINGLIPIALLRSSTLLTLDLRDNKLFGRIPHQINELSNLHFLLLRGNYLQGRIPNQLCQLRKLGIMDLSHNRLNGPIPSCLGNVSSWREVIDDYSLLSGFGSPIRDFSFTYYNSTLDPQPQGERHGRVDHLGVEFVTKYRYEFFIGRSLVDMAGLDLSSNEFSGEIPWEIGHLQHIRALNLSNNLLSGAIPESFSNLKMIESLDLSRNKLSGRIPPQLTDLNFLSNFNVSYNNLSGPIPDKEQFGTFDDSSYKGNSALCGSMIKRKCSSALAPPATPAGGGEDEGDSVIDMVALRWSFGASYVSVILGLFAALWINSYWRRLWFYFIDRCIDTCYYWLFKYVFHR
- the LOC102629279 gene encoding receptor-like protein 1 isoform X44: MKSCSAMESTSCLKFSLMSLIWIIVLMNEMHGYKACLETERTALLEIKSFFISISDIRYDDKILPSWVGEDDGMPSDCCDDWEGVKCNTTTRRVMQLSLNETTKFNYPFNSFYVYEGPPTLLLNMSLFHPFKELQRLDLFGNQFTGIYEKRAYDSFGSLKQLKTLNLGRNKFNNIILPYLNTLTSLTTLNLGFNKIEGSKTKQGLANLRYLQVLDLSRNANITSGSLTRLGLANLTNLQVLYLSDNQNLTTLGFADLPNLKTLDLGYCGITTIQGLANLTNLQVLDLSDNQNLTTLGCADLPNLKTLDLGSCGITTIQGLANLTNLQVLDLSGNQNLTTLGFADLPNLKTLDLGSCGITTIQGLANLTNLQVLDLSGNQNLTTLGFADLPNLKTLDLGSCGITTIQGLANLTNLQVLDLSYNQNLTTLGFADLPNLKTLDLHYCGITTIQGLANLTNLQVLDLSYNQNLTMLGFADLPNLKTLDLHYCGITTILGLANLTNLQVLDLSYNQNLTMLGFADLPNLKTLDLHYCGITTIQGLANLTNLQVLDLSYNQNLTTLAHEGFTDLPNLKTLDLHYCGITTIQAGLANLTNLQVLYLSGNQNLTTLGFADLPNLKTLDLHYCGITTIQGLANLTNLQVLYLSDNQNLTTLGFADLPNLKTLDLGYCGITTIQGTCNLKNLLELDLSSNNFEGHLPQCLNNLTHLKVLDISGNQLSGNFPSALTNLTSLEYLDLSFIDFQGTFLINSLANHSKLEVLRLSSGNDMFQVKTENWLPTYPLKVLQLSHCHLNVNNSFLLHQHHLKFLDLSHNQLVGNFPTWLLQNNTGLEVLILWNNSFSGILPRLPNAKYDKLRYLDISTNNFSGKLPENLGNIFQKLIYLDMSKNSFEGNIPYSISEMKELITLDLSRNNFSGELSRPIFSGCPSLETLDLSNNNFYGQLFPNYMNLTHLRSLLLDNNNFSGKMTDGLLSSTLLEVLNVSNNKLSGDIPHWIGNFSGLWVLLMSENYLQGSIPVQLGNLVCLEFIDISENSLSGSMVSLSNLSSVEHIYLHNNAINGLIPIALLRSSTLLTLDLRDNKLFGRIPHQINELSNLHFLLLRGNYLQGRIPNQLCQLRKLGIMDLSHNRLNGPIPSCLGNVSSWREVIDDYSLLSGFGSPIRDFSFTYYNSTLDPQPQGERHGRVDHLGVEFVTKYRYEFFIGRSLVDMAGLDLSSNEFSGEIPWEIGHLQHIRALNLSNNLLSGAIPESFSNLKMIESLDLSRNKLSGRIPPQLTDLNFLSNFNVSYNNLSGPIPDKEQFGTFDDSSYKGNSALCGSMIKRKCSSALAPPATPAGGGEDEGDSVIDMVALRWSFGASYVSVILGLFAALWINSYWRRLWFYFIDRCIDTCYYWLFKYVFHR
- the LOC102629279 gene encoding receptor-like protein 1 isoform X41, producing MKSCSAMESTSCLKFSLMSLIWIIVLMNEMHGYKACLETERTALLEIKSFFISISDIRYDDKILPSWVGEDDGMPSDCCDDWEGVKCNTTTRRVMQLSLNETTKFNYPFNSFYVYEGPPTLLLNMSLFHPFKELQRLDLFGNQFTGIYEKRAYDSFGSLKQLKTLNLGRNKFNNIILPYLNTLTSLTTLNLGFNKIEGSKTKQGLANLRYLQVLDLSRNANITSGSLTRLGLANLTNLQVLYLSDNQNLTTLGFADLPNLKTLDLGSCGITTIQVGLANLTNLQVLYLSDNQNLTTLGFADLPNLKTLDLGYCGITTIQGLANLTNLQVLDLSGNQNLTTLGFADLPNLKTLDLGSCGITTIQGLANLTNLQVLDLSGNQNLTTLGFADLPNLKTLDLGSCGITTIQGLANLTNLQVLDLSYNQNLTTLGFADLPNLKTLDLHYCGITTIQGLANLTNLQVLDLSYNQNLTMLGFADLPNLKTLDLHYCGITTILGLANLTNLQVLDLSYNQNLTMLGFADLPNLKTLDLHYCGITTIQGLANLTNLQVLDLSYNQNLTTLAHEGFTDLPNLKTLDLHYCGITTIQAGLANLTNLQVLYLSGNQNLTTLGFADLPNLKTLDLHYCGITTIQGLANLTNLQVLYLSDNQNLTTLGFADLPNLKTLDLGYCGITTIQGTCNLKNLLELDLSSNNFEGHLPQCLNNLTHLKVLDISGNQLSGNFPSALTNLTSLEYLDLSFIDFQGTFLINSLANHSKLEVLRLSSGNDMFQVKTENWLPTYPLKVLQLSHCHLNVNNSFLLHQHHLKFLDLSHNQLVGNFPTWLLQNNTGLEVLILWNNSFSGILPRLPNAKYDKLRYLDISTNNFSGKLPENLGNIFQKLIYLDMSKNSFEGNIPYSISEMKELITLDLSRNNFSGELSRPIFSGCPSLETLDLSNNNFYGQLFPNYMNLTHLRSLLLDNNNFSGKMTDGLLSSTLLEVLNVSNNKLSGDIPHWIGNFSGLWVLLMSENYLQGSIPVQLGNLVCLEFIDISENSLSGSMVSLSNLSSVEHIYLHNNAINGLIPIALLRSSTLLTLDLRDNKLFGRIPHQINELSNLHFLLLRGNYLQGRIPNQLCQLRKLGIMDLSHNRLNGPIPSCLGNVSSWREVIDDYSLLSGFGSPIRDFSFTYYNSTLDPQPQGERHGRVDHLGVEFVTKYRYEFFIGRSLVDMAGLDLSSNEFSGEIPWEIGHLQHIRALNLSNNLLSGAIPESFSNLKMIESLDLSRNKLSGRIPPQLTDLNFLSNFNVSYNNLSGPIPDKEQFGTFDDSSYKGNSALCGSMIKRKCSSALAPPATPAGGGEDEGDSVIDMVALRWSFGASYVSVILGLFAALWINSYWRRLWFYFIDRCIDTCYYWLFKYVFHR